GGTAGAGAAAGATGCCCCTATGGTTGCACGCGGCCCGCAGCCACGCGAGGCCCGCTACCAGGGGTAACGGGCCTCGTGTGGCTGCGGGTCGAAAATGGACTACTTAGTTTACCTGCAGCGTGGCCGTGCGCACTCCGGTCTTGGCCGACGACACTTTCACCACGTACATACCCGTCGGCAGCGCGGCGTGCGTCACCAGCAGGGCGTGGCCCTGGTACACGTAATCCTGGGCGTAGAGCTGCTGCCCCAGCAGGTTGTGCACCGTCAGGTGCACGGTTTCACCGGCCGCCACGTGCGGCTCCACGCTGAAGGCACCCCGGGTAGGGTTGGGAAATACCTCCAGGCGAGTCGGAGCAGTTTCCGGCTGGGCCGCGGCCAGCACTTTTTCAGGCCGCCACCAGGTTTGGGCGTAGGCCTCGCAGCCCGTGCCCGACACGCTGGCGGCCAGGCTGTTGGTCGTGCAGCTTACAGGCTGAAACTCGGTGGTGAAAGCCATAGTGCTGCCCGCCGGAATATGCACCGTGCCTTCCACTTCAATGCTGTTGCCGGCTCGTACCACCAGATTGTTGCCCGCCGAACCGGCGGCGGTGCCAAATACCAGCGGACTGAACTCGTCGCCGTAGATTCCCAGGGTCTGGTAGCCCGAGCCCGGCTGCGACACCGGCCAGTAGTCGGTAGCACTGCCCGCCACCGGGTAGGCATGGGTGACGTTGGCATTGGGCGTTTCCTGCACCGCGTAGTCGTAGACGAGCACAATCGGCGGCTCCGAGGGAGCATCGTTGCGCGTAAACATGGCCCGCACCCGCACGAAAACCGATACGTCGGCGGGCACCTGGGCCGTGACGCCCTTCAGGCAGTTCACGTTCACGAAGGGCGTCTGAAACTCGATGCTCGACGCATTCATCGTATTCACCGTCAGGTTGCCGGCCTCGAACTGCTGCAGCATCGGGTTGCTGGAGCTGGTTACGTGCGTGTTCATGGCGTAGTCGTAGTACGTATAGGGGTCGGCCAGCAGGTCGGTGGCGGCAGTGCCGTAGTCGCCGTTGCGGCTGTCGCTGGGCCGGTTGTGCCGCCGGAACACCAGGGCGCCCTGCACCGACAGGGGCGTCACGCCGGCCGAGGCATTGAACACCGGGTTCAAATCATTGTTGAGCTTGTACACGACCAGGTCCATATTAGTCGTGAAGGGCTGCTGGTACCACTGCCGGTTCCAGTCGTCGTACTCATCGTAGTAGCCCCGCTCCAGCAGCACGGTGCGCGGCGCGCTTTTCAGCAGCACGGGCGTGTTGGAGATGTTGAAAACCCCCAGCGGGCAGTTGTAGTACGGCAGCGTCGGCCTCACAGCGTCGTTATGCACGGTGCCCGGCGTCTGAATGCGGAGCGTGTTCTGGGACGTTATGGTTTCGATTGTGCCCTTCAGGGACATTTCCCCGGTCGAAATGGTGGGCGTAAACGGAATGCTCTTGGCGGCCGTCTCGTCGTCGCTGGGGAACATGATACCCAGCACCGGCCCCAGGAAGCTGAGGGCCGGAATAGCGGATGCCACCCCGGAACCCACTTTCAGCGCCTTCTTGAGTATACTTTGAATGGCCGAGCCACTGGCGTTGCCGTTGGGCGGGGTCGTGAGGTCGGCTACCGTGGTAGCCAGGTCCAGCACGTATTGTTTAAGGTTGGGCCGGCCGGTGGCATCGGTGCTTGCACCTTTGGCCACGAATTTTTTAACCTCAAGGGCGCCGGAGTTGATCTGACCCAGCACTTTCTGGGCTCCTTTCAGGCCGCTGTTGACGTTGGCAATAACCTTTTTACTGTCTGCCACGAACGTGCTGCCACGGGCGACATTGGGCGTAGGCGTGGGCGCGCCGGCCAGAGCGGGCGTGGCTTCCTCGGTGGTAAACTTGAACTGCCCGGCCAAATCGACCGTGGATTTTTGAATGGCGTGAATCTGGAATACCAGCTCGGAGCCGGTATACGCCGAGTTGCCGACATTCGGATCCAGTGTGGTCTGGAAGTCAGCGGAGGCCCATTTTACCGAGCCGGCCGTCGTCACCAGCACCGATACGTAATCGGTGTCGGGATTTGGACTTGTGGTCAGGTACGAGTCGGGGGCGCGGCGCAGCACGTTGGCGTTGGACCCCAGCGCCGTAATGCGGAAGCCCGACTGCTTAAGCGAAATCATGGCTCCCTGATTCATGTTGTTCACATTATTGAGCCATATATACACCCGAATGACGCCGGTGTACTTGTTATAAAGCACAAACCACGGGTGCTCTTCGGCGGCGGCGCAACCAAAATTGACCCGCAGCAGCTGCCAGCCCTTGGCTTTGGTATAGTCGCGGGTAGCGGCTATCTGGGCCAGTTGCTCGGTGCTGTTGGTATTCCAGGGAGCCCCCATCACCACCGAACTGTTTGAACCTACGGCGCTGCTGTAGGTGTAGGCCGACCAGGTTTTGCGGTAGTTGGGGTCGTATAAATCGACTTCCCAGTTCCAGTTGGGCTGTCCGCTCACCACATCGGGGGTAGTGATACAGGTGGCGGGTTGCTGGGTCTGGGCCTGGGCCGCAGGCAGCCCGCCCAGCAGTAGCAGGGCAGCCCCAAGGCCCAGGGCGCGTTGTTGGCGGGTTAGCTTCATCATACCCCCGCTTATTTGATGGCCTGGGTTGCTTCCAGCTTCTCGATACGCTCGGTCGCCTCAATCAGGTGCAGCGTCAGCTCTTCCAATTTTTTCAGCAGCAGCACGTTCATGGCGGTCAGATCCACGCCATTCTGCTGAACGTCGGCGGTGGTGGGCACTTCGGGCAAATGCTTGTAGCGCGCCACGTAAGACTTCACTTCCTTAAGGGGCATCCGGACGTAGCTGGGTTCAAACACGTAGTCGGCCCAGCCGCTGGGGTTGGTGATATAGAGCGACTGTGCTACAATTTTACCATCGACGCAGAGCCGGTAATCCGGTTGCGACTGGGGCATCTGCGCCCCGATCTGCACTTTGCCGTCCTGGGTAATGCGCAGCTGCGACACCCAGCCCCCACCGCCCGTGCGCGTGTAGAAAGTGTGCGATGTTCCCGAGGGGTTTACCGCGTTATAGCCGGCGATGTAGCCAATACTACCCGCCCGCGAGGCATCAGCGGAGTTGTTATTGATCATCTCCACGTAGGAACCCGCGCCGCCGCTGGGTGCCTGCTGGATGTAAAAGTTGCCGGTGGCCTGGTTGCCGATTACCGAGTTGGAACCAAAGGCGGGAGCCTGGGCCGCAGCATGCTGGGCGGCCCCCAGGCACAGGCTGGTTACTACAAGCGTAAGAATTGATTTCATTGGAGCAGGATTGATGGCTTAGAAATAAAAAGACGACTACAGGCCCTACCATTGGCGATATGGATCTGCGGCCAAAACTGTCAGCCCTGAGTCAGTCTCCGAAATTTGATACACCAACACCGGGTTTGCCACGGACCAACTCACCGGCCCGTTATAACAACAGGCTGTTGGGCGAATACTTTTACGGCTGGCAGCGCGGTCAATTCGTAGCCGGTCCATACTGCACCGTAATCTTATGCGTTAATTTGAAGCTTCAAACGCCCCGCTTCCATGACGACTTGCCGCCCCCACCGCCCCCCCTTGCTGCTCCTACTCGGTTGGCTGGCAACCTCCTGCTCCTCTGACCTGAACTCGGACCCCAACCCGTATCTGGATCTGGTGGGCAGCGCCCGCTACGTCAGCACCAACCGCACCATCGGCACTCCCGGCGACACGCTCACCAGCAAGGTGTACGCCGCCATTGCCAACCTGGCCGGCAGCGACTCGCTCCAGCGCCTGCGCATCACGGTGACGTACAGCCCCCAGAAAAACCCGCTGTCGTACCCGGCCGGCTACGACCCGCGGAGTGTGGAAGGCCAGCAGGAAGAGCTGGTATACCTCGACACCGCGCTGCGGGCCAAGCCGCCGCTGAAGGAGCTGGCGTTTCAGTTTACTTATGGCACTCGCACTACCTCGGGGCGGGAGCTGTGGCGCTTCGAAATCGAGGACAGCCAGCAGCGCACCGCCAGCCGCAGCTACCGCCTCACACTGCGCAATTCCGACTCGGCCTTGGTGTACCACCGCTACGCCGTGCGGCTGCAACGGGCCAACACGGCCGCCAGCCGCAGCTACCTGGCGCTGCTGCCGGGCCTCACCCTGCCCAAGTTCACGGTGCGCACCAACCCGGCCGCCCAGCAGCTGATTGACCTGATTTATTTGCCCACCGCCGCCGGCGTGGTGCTGGCCTCCCCTGCCAGCCCGGAAGCTAAGCCCTATCTGGGCTCTACCTCCACCTGGGCCACCGCCAACCGCCGGACCACGCAGCTCCGCTTCGTAAGCCGTAGCGACAGTACCGGCTTTGGCTCGGCTACTTCCGCGGCAAGCTTCCAGGCAATTTTCGGCCGTGCACCCGTGCCCGCAGATCCAAGCTCAACGGGCTTGCTAAAGAAAAACCAGTTGGTAGCCTTCCTCACGGCTGATAATAAGTATGGCTTACTGCTGGTGCAGGATGTCAAGACCACGCCGGTACCTACCCTGAATCTGCAGGTCCGCATTGCCAAGTAAATTCCTGACCAACAAAAAGGCCGCCCTGTATCCACAGGGCGGCCTTTTTGCTGCTACGCTATGCTGGTTAGAAGGTCCAGCCAGCCGTAACGGTAGTCGTGTAGCGGTTGCCATCGATACCGATTACGGGCGCACCGTTTTCGAGGGCATACGGGCTGTAGAAGCGCTTGCTGGTGCCATACACGCCGGCCACGTCCACGAAGAAATTACTCTGCCGAATGCCAGCGCCGGCCGTAAAGTAATTCTGGGTCCGGTCGAAGTCGTTCTGCTTGTAGGGGTCGCCGTAGCGGGCGTAGCCGGCCCGCAGCCGGAAGATGTCGAAGCGCAGCTCGCCGCCCACCCGCACGTTCACCGCCGACCGGTACAGCTGGCGAATGTTGTCGTTATCCGTATCAAAGAAGTAGTCGTTGCTAACCGCCGGGTCGCTGTTATCATTGCTGAGGCGGGCACTGCCGTAGTTAAGGTATTCTACATCCCCACTCACGAAGCCGTGCTTACCGATAATGGCTGCCACCCCACCCGAAGCCTTGAACGGCGTTGTCAGGGCGTAGTTGAACTCGCCGGGGTCCGAGGCTTCGCTGGCCGAGGTAATGGTCTTACCGCCGCCAGTATCAATCGGCTGATCATACGTCACGTTCATCGACTCGCCATACGTTTCCGACAAGGTCATGTAGGTCGGCGTCTGGATCGAGGCACCGACGCGAATCACGTCGTTGGCTCGGTAGATGGCCCCGATACGTGCGTTGATACCAGCTCCGCGGGTTTCCAGCGTCTCGCGGTAGGAAAGGGAGCCGAAAGCGGTACCAACCGCCGCGCTGGGCGCCGCTGGGTCGTTGGCCGTCAGTGTACTGGTAGAAGAGTAGCGCGTGCTGATGATACCGATAGCGCCGCCGATGTAAAGCCGGTCGCGGTAGCTGGCGCCGTATCCTAGGTCAAACTGGGTTTGGGAACCGGTGGTCAGCACGGTTTCCTCCTGGTTCAGGTTACCGCGCGATGCCTTGTAATCCGCCGGAACGTAGTACCCTTTCGAGTCCTTCTCCGTCAGATAAGTGTTGTAGGCCAAGTCGTCCAGGGGGTCCGGATCGTAGCCAACCCGGTCCTTCCGTTCGCTCAGGCGCTGAAAGATATCTTGCTCGGCACTAGGCTTGCCCCGGTAGCGGAAGCGCTGGTTGAAGTCGTTGAGGCGGGTGAGGCCCAGCGCAAAGGTGCCCCCGCGCCAATTGTTGTTGTCACTATCGGGCCTCCGATTCACAAAGGCCGCGCCCAGGCTACCAATAAACAGACTGTTGCGGTTATCAGACGTCGTGGTGCCCAGGCCGGTGCTTTCGGTGCTTCCCAGGCCCAGGCCCGGCGAGAAGCTGAACTCCGAGCGCTGGTACATGCCTAAGCCGGCGGGGTTGGTTACTAAGCTGCCTAGGTCGGCACCCACGGCCACGTTAGCACCACCGCTGCCCAACGTGCGGGCAGTGCCCCCGAATTGGGTCTGGGAAAACCGCAGCGCGTCTACCTGGTATTGGGCAAAGCCGTAGCTGGCCTGGCCTACGAAGGCCACGGCGAGCAGATATTTTAGGTTTTTCATGGGAAGGAAAGG
This window of the Hymenobacter aquaticus genome carries:
- a CDS encoding T9SS type A sorting domain-containing protein, coding for MMKLTRQQRALGLGAALLLLGGLPAAQAQTQQPATCITTPDVVSGQPNWNWEVDLYDPNYRKTWSAYTYSSAVGSNSSVVMGAPWNTNSTEQLAQIAATRDYTKAKGWQLLRVNFGCAAAEEHPWFVLYNKYTGVIRVYIWLNNVNNMNQGAMISLKQSGFRITALGSNANVLRRAPDSYLTTSPNPDTDYVSVLVTTAGSVKWASADFQTTLDPNVGNSAYTGSELVFQIHAIQKSTVDLAGQFKFTTEEATPALAGAPTPTPNVARGSTFVADSKKVIANVNSGLKGAQKVLGQINSGALEVKKFVAKGASTDATGRPNLKQYVLDLATTVADLTTPPNGNASGSAIQSILKKALKVGSGVASAIPALSFLGPVLGIMFPSDDETAAKSIPFTPTISTGEMSLKGTIETITSQNTLRIQTPGTVHNDAVRPTLPYYNCPLGVFNISNTPVLLKSAPRTVLLERGYYDEYDDWNRQWYQQPFTTNMDLVVYKLNNDLNPVFNASAGVTPLSVQGALVFRRHNRPSDSRNGDYGTAATDLLADPYTYYDYAMNTHVTSSSNPMLQQFEAGNLTVNTMNASSIEFQTPFVNVNCLKGVTAQVPADVSVFVRVRAMFTRNDAPSEPPIVLVYDYAVQETPNANVTHAYPVAGSATDYWPVSQPGSGYQTLGIYGDEFSPLVFGTAAGSAGNNLVVRAGNSIEVEGTVHIPAGSTMAFTTEFQPVSCTTNSLAASVSGTGCEAYAQTWWRPEKVLAAAQPETAPTRLEVFPNPTRGAFSVEPHVAAGETVHLTVHNLLGQQLYAQDYVYQGHALLVTHAALPTGMYVVKVSSAKTGVRTATLQVN
- a CDS encoding OmpP1/FadL family transporter; the protein is MKNLKYLLAVAFVGQASYGFAQYQVDALRFSQTQFGGTARTLGSGGANVAVGADLGSLVTNPAGLGMYQRSEFSFSPGLGLGSTESTGLGTTTSDNRNSLFIGSLGAAFVNRRPDSDNNNWRGGTFALGLTRLNDFNQRFRYRGKPSAEQDIFQRLSERKDRVGYDPDPLDDLAYNTYLTEKDSKGYYVPADYKASRGNLNQEETVLTTGSQTQFDLGYGASYRDRLYIGGAIGIISTRYSSTSTLTANDPAAPSAAVGTAFGSLSYRETLETRGAGINARIGAIYRANDVIRVGASIQTPTYMTLSETYGESMNVTYDQPIDTGGGKTITSASEASDPGEFNYALTTPFKASGGVAAIIGKHGFVSGDVEYLNYGSARLSNDNSDPAVSNDYFFDTDNDNIRQLYRSAVNVRVGGELRFDIFRLRAGYARYGDPYKQNDFDRTQNYFTAGAGIRQSNFFVDVAGVYGTSKRFYSPYALENGAPVIGIDGNRYTTTVTAGWTF